In Solidesulfovibrio sp., one DNA window encodes the following:
- a CDS encoding methyl-accepting chemotaxis protein → MFSNRGIAFKLGAGFGLCILFTLVVSGVYWTGLAGIMERSDLEDKAQDLADGLYAARLIMSRYAQGYAQKDLEAVRARLTDISAKAKALRELLPDPAQQALVDKIVAALDAYAKTVEEYRQTAADRQNMVKAFASAGVAALQRLEAFGKNVQAVLDETIAGNDLAAAARAAKAGYAAGELNRILLTVRQQMTMFAWNGDKDMLEKTLAGLESFRNGQAVLLENLTRRDNKALLQEIGDRVAEYRKSIDDFVRSTEALAAATKSMAETGERVNELADEIIASGTAARQGEARSVNLVSLGVSGLALAVGLLCAVAITRAIRGGVARAIAVAEAVAAGDVSSDVTVDRGDEIGKLLAAMGRMIQAERQAAETAGRLSQGDLTVSVAPRSDKDALLVSMAAMVDRLREVVGEVQAGAENVASGSEEMSASSESLSQGASAQASAVEESSSAMEQMVASIKQNADNARQTETIAVKAAADARESGAAVAQTVSAMTEIAGKISIIEEIARQTDLLALNAAVEAARASEHGRGFAVVASEVRKLAERSQAAASEITGISRASTQVAQRAGELLSKLVPDIQHTADLIQEISATSQEQSQGAGQVNGALQQLDLVIQQNASASEELASTAEELSAQAEQLQASVGFFRMPEARLVAPPAHQEPAARKVAARPVLAGGKAGAAGRKAAGGPDREADFERF, encoded by the coding sequence ATGTTTTCAAATCGTGGGATCGCCTTCAAGCTCGGGGCCGGATTCGGGCTTTGCATCCTGTTCACCCTGGTCGTGTCCGGCGTCTACTGGACGGGCTTGGCCGGCATCATGGAGAGGTCGGACCTCGAGGACAAAGCCCAGGACCTGGCCGACGGCCTCTACGCCGCCAGGCTGATCATGAGCCGCTACGCCCAGGGATACGCCCAGAAGGATCTGGAGGCCGTGCGCGCCCGGCTCACGGACATCTCCGCCAAGGCCAAGGCGCTTCGCGAACTGTTGCCCGACCCCGCCCAACAGGCGCTCGTGGACAAGATCGTGGCCGCCCTGGACGCCTACGCGAAAACGGTCGAGGAGTACCGGCAGACCGCCGCCGACAGGCAAAACATGGTCAAGGCCTTCGCCTCGGCCGGGGTGGCGGCGCTGCAGCGCCTCGAGGCGTTCGGCAAGAACGTCCAGGCGGTTCTCGACGAGACGATCGCGGGCAACGACCTGGCCGCGGCGGCCCGCGCGGCCAAGGCCGGGTATGCCGCCGGCGAGTTGAACAGGATCCTGTTGACCGTGCGCCAGCAGATGACCATGTTCGCCTGGAACGGGGATAAGGACATGCTGGAAAAGACCCTGGCCGGCCTGGAGTCCTTTCGCAACGGCCAGGCCGTGTTGCTCGAAAACCTGACGCGGCGGGACAACAAGGCGCTGCTGCAGGAAATCGGGGACAGGGTCGCCGAGTACCGCAAAAGCATAGATGATTTCGTCCGTTCCACCGAGGCGCTGGCGGCGGCGACCAAGTCGATGGCCGAAACCGGCGAGCGGGTCAACGAGCTGGCCGACGAAATCATCGCTTCCGGGACCGCCGCCCGGCAGGGCGAGGCCCGCTCCGTCAACCTGGTGTCCCTTGGCGTGTCGGGCCTGGCCCTGGCCGTGGGCCTGCTGTGCGCCGTGGCCATCACCCGGGCCATCCGGGGCGGCGTGGCCAGGGCCATCGCCGTGGCCGAGGCCGTGGCCGCCGGCGACGTCTCCAGCGACGTGACCGTGGACAGGGGCGACGAGATCGGCAAGCTGCTGGCCGCCATGGGCCGGATGATCCAGGCCGAGCGCCAGGCCGCCGAAACGGCCGGCCGGCTGTCCCAGGGCGACCTGACCGTGTCCGTGGCGCCGCGCTCGGACAAGGACGCCCTGCTGGTCTCCATGGCGGCCATGGTGGACAGGTTGCGCGAGGTGGTGGGCGAGGTCCAGGCCGGGGCCGAAAACGTGGCCTCGGGCAGCGAGGAGATGAGCGCCTCCTCCGAATCTCTCTCCCAGGGAGCGTCCGCCCAGGCCTCGGCCGTGGAAGAGTCCTCCTCGGCCATGGAGCAGATGGTGGCGAGCATCAAGCAGAACGCGGACAACGCCCGCCAGACCGAGACCATCGCCGTCAAGGCCGCCGCCGACGCCCGGGAGTCCGGCGCGGCCGTGGCCCAGACCGTGTCCGCCATGACCGAGATCGCCGGCAAGATCTCCATCATCGAGGAGATCGCCCGCCAGACCGACCTGCTGGCCTTGAACGCCGCCGTGGAGGCGGCCCGGGCCAGCGAACACGGCCGGGGTTTCGCCGTGGTCGCCTCCGAGGTCAGAAAGCTCGCCGAGCGCAGCCAGGCCGCGGCTTCGGAAATCACCGGCATTTCCCGCGCCAGCACGCAGGTGGCCCAGCGCGCCGGAGAGCTCCTGTCCAAGCTCGTGCCCGACATCCAGCACACGGCCGACCTCATCCAGGAGATCAGCGCCACGAGCCAGGAGCAGAGCCAGGGGGCCGGCCAGGTCAACGGCGCCCTGCAGCAGCTCGACCTCGTCATCCAGCAAAACGCCTCGGCCTCCGAGGAACTGGCCTCCACCGCCGAGGAGCTCTCGGCCCAGGCGGAGCAGCTCCAGGCCAGCGTGGGCTTTTTCCGGATGCCCGAGGCCCGGCTCGTCGCCCCGCCGGCCCACCAGGAGCCGGCCGCCCGAAAAGTCGCCGCCCGTCCGGTCCTGGCCGGCGGCAAGGCCGGGGCAGCGGGGCGGAAGGCCGCCGGGGGGCCCGACCGGGAGGCCGATTTCGAGCGCTTCTAG
- a CDS encoding chemotaxis protein CheW yields MQNASTIATDRYLTLSVGSAVFALSIHCVREILDAPDITAIPQAPPCMPGIVNVRGEAVAVCDLGCQLGLDPVAHTPDTRIVIVERRHDGRLSLAGLLADAVLEVVEIEGASVQPPPRASAAMLRGIAGDGGRFLLLLDLDAVFRRGAFGDRAEASRNTSEADESGPGGDAGRPTAD; encoded by the coding sequence GTGCAAAATGCCTCGACGATTGCCACGGATCGCTACCTGACGCTTTCAGTCGGGAGCGCCGTTTTCGCCCTCTCCATCCACTGCGTCAGGGAGATCCTCGACGCCCCGGACATCACCGCGATCCCCCAGGCGCCGCCCTGCATGCCGGGGATCGTCAACGTCCGGGGCGAGGCCGTCGCGGTCTGCGACCTGGGCTGCCAGCTCGGCCTCGACCCGGTGGCCCATACCCCCGACACCCGCATCGTCATCGTGGAACGGCGACACGACGGCCGTCTCTCCCTGGCCGGGCTGCTGGCCGATGCCGTCCTGGAGGTCGTCGAGATCGAGGGCGCCTCGGTCCAGCCGCCGCCGCGGGCTTCCGCCGCCATGCTGCGCGGGATCGCCGGGGACGGCGGCCGTTTCCTCCTGCTGCTCGACCTGGACGCGGTTTTCCGCCGTGGCGCGTTCGGGGATCGGGCCGAAGCGTCCCGCAACACATCCGAAGCCGACGAGTCGGGTCCTGGCGGCGACGCGGGTCGGCCGACCGCCGATTAG
- a CDS encoding DUF2917 domain-containing protein has protein sequence MFADRIKEDRRLATVKPGLLDVFFARLRDNRLARLAVEAGQRLFSAERSLTVRLGQGKYLSLCGTRACRVECRRGAVWVTATGDGRDRVLTPGERLTLARVGKVVITGRGESSEAAVRWD, from the coding sequence ATGTTCGCGGATCGCATCAAGGAAGACAGGCGGCTTGCTACGGTCAAGCCGGGATTGCTGGACGTGTTTTTCGCGCGCCTTCGCGACAACCGCCTGGCGCGCCTGGCCGTCGAGGCCGGGCAACGGCTTTTTTCGGCCGAGCGCAGCCTGACCGTGCGCCTGGGCCAGGGCAAGTACCTGAGCCTTTGCGGCACGCGCGCCTGCCGGGTGGAATGCCGTCGCGGGGCGGTCTGGGTGACGGCCACCGGCGACGGCCGCGACCGGGTGCTCACCCCGGGGGAGCGGCTGACGCTGGCCCGGGTCGGCAAGGTGGTCATCACCGGCCGGGGCGAGTCGTCGGAAGCGGCCGTGCGCTGGGATTAG
- a CDS encoding PLP-dependent aminotransferase family protein — protein MTLPETDPGVFRYVRVEKHILGLIESGSLKSGERIPSLRALGSRLGVSVSTVNQAYLALERRGVVEARPKSGFFVRQGLAERPPAPRLSALPAKPPTTVNRGALIREVLDGMGRRDIVPLGVATTDLSLLPTRRMSRLLAKTAASDHVVGYEGVLGNLALRRQIAWRLAEAGIEARPEAIMVTAGAMEALYIAIRSVTRPGDNVAIAAPSYYCFLQLLENFGLRAVELPSHPDGGVRPEALAAALDRYSIAAIILTPNFNNPDGSRIPDAAKAEMAALAAGRGVPIIEDDVYGDLYFEDGRPRCLASFDTGGQVLHCSSFSKTLAPGFRVGYLLPGRYAAKAFEIKATTNVCCATPTQTAVAEYLAQGTFERHLRKTRAVLERQARMMERRVLECFPQGSRVTHPGGGTVLWIQMPPGVDSIRLFYEAKAKGIGVAPGNIFSSCDQFAGFLRISYGNAWSPVIENAVAELGRLARSQCDA, from the coding sequence ATGACCCTGCCGGAAACCGATCCGGGCGTTTTCCGTTACGTGCGCGTGGAAAAGCACATCCTGGGGCTCATCGAATCCGGCAGCCTCAAGTCCGGGGAGCGCATCCCGTCGCTGCGGGCCCTGGGGTCGCGGCTGGGGGTCAGCGTCTCCACGGTCAACCAGGCCTACCTGGCCCTGGAGCGGCGCGGCGTGGTGGAGGCCCGGCCGAAATCGGGCTTTTTCGTGCGGCAGGGCCTGGCCGAGCGCCCGCCGGCCCCCCGGCTGTCGGCCCTGCCGGCCAAGCCGCCCACGACCGTCAACCGGGGCGCGCTCATCCGCGAGGTGCTCGACGGCATGGGCCGGCGCGACATCGTGCCCCTGGGCGTGGCCACCACCGACCTTTCCCTGCTGCCCACCCGCCGGATGTCGCGGCTTCTGGCCAAAACGGCGGCAAGCGACCACGTTGTCGGCTACGAGGGCGTGCTCGGCAACCTGGCGCTTCGGCGCCAGATCGCCTGGCGCCTGGCCGAGGCCGGCATCGAGGCCCGGCCCGAGGCGATCATGGTCACGGCCGGGGCCATGGAGGCGCTGTATATCGCCATCCGTAGCGTGACCCGCCCGGGCGACAACGTGGCCATCGCCGCGCCGTCCTACTACTGCTTCCTGCAACTGCTGGAAAACTTCGGCCTGCGGGCCGTGGAGCTGCCCTCCCACCCCGACGGCGGCGTGCGGCCCGAGGCCCTGGCCGCGGCCCTGGACCGCTACAGCATCGCCGCCATCATCCTCACCCCCAACTTCAACAACCCCGACGGCTCCCGCATCCCGGACGCGGCCAAGGCCGAGATGGCGGCCCTGGCCGCCGGACGCGGCGTGCCCATCATCGAGGACGACGTCTACGGCGACCTCTATTTCGAGGACGGCCGGCCGCGCTGCCTGGCCTCCTTCGACACCGGCGGCCAGGTGCTCCACTGCTCCTCGTTTTCCAAGACCCTGGCCCCGGGCTTCCGGGTGGGCTACCTGCTGCCCGGGCGCTACGCGGCCAAGGCCTTCGAGATCAAGGCCACCACCAACGTCTGCTGCGCCACGCCCACCCAGACGGCCGTGGCCGAGTACCTGGCCCAGGGCACCTTCGAGCGCCACCTGCGCAAGACCCGGGCCGTGCTCGAACGGCAGGCCCGCATGATGGAGCGGCGCGTGCTGGAGTGCTTTCCCCAGGGCTCGCGCGTCACCCACCCCGGCGGCGGCACGGTGCTGTGGATCCAGATGCCCCCGGGCGTGGATTCCATCCGCCTGTTCTACGAGGCCAAGGCCAAGGGCATCGGCGTGGCTCCGGGCAACATCTTTTCCAGTTGCGACCAGTTCGCCGGTTTCTTGCGCATAAGCTACGGCAACGCCTGGTCGCCGGTGATCGAGAATGCGGTGGCCGAACTCGGCCGCCTGGCCCGGTCCCAGTGCGACGCCTGA
- a CDS encoding STAS domain-containing protein: MQRLSLTRTDQEMIIALSGEIVMDIVLERKAELGRLVEEYDGPAVTLDLAAVTFMDSSGVGLLIGLRRLCQERAKDFRAVNPAPPIRKLFETLRLTDYFAVPQAPADLPAS; this comes from the coding sequence ATGCAACGGCTTTCGCTCACCCGCACGGATCAGGAGATGATCATCGCCCTTTCGGGCGAAATCGTCATGGACATAGTCCTGGAACGCAAGGCCGAACTCGGCCGGCTCGTGGAGGAATACGACGGCCCGGCCGTCACCCTGGACCTGGCCGCGGTGACGTTCATGGACAGTTCGGGCGTGGGGCTGCTCATCGGCCTGCGCCGGCTGTGCCAGGAACGGGCCAAGGACTTCAGGGCCGTCAATCCCGCCCCGCCCATCCGCAAACTGTTCGAGACGCTGCGCCTGACGGACTATTTCGCCGTGCCCCAAGCCCCCGCCGACCTCCCGGCCTCCTGA
- a CDS encoding SpoIIE family protein phosphatase yields the protein MRIAIADDSDSFRTYLESLLRAEGYDDVVSHPSAEALLAGLERPDALLPDLVLMDCIMPGMGGLCGTRRLKADARLADIPVIMVTVSDDEENLAAAFAAGAMDYIRKPPRRAELAARVGSALRLKQAIDARKARELELRDEKDRMAAILEYAHDGIAVVGPGGRFTFVSPGMERVFGLPLPAYTTADRFIAAVFPEAADRADLADIVASRPAPGHVWRRQYPFTDKNGQRRTCQIHFSTMPDGELVCNIEDVTLFAKQKEDLLKKHSRHQKDLEAAAEIQRSLLPKRFSMSDSLRFAWEFLPCETIGGDIFNVFPLGPHHVGLYMLDVSGHGVASSLVALSVYNFMHYQRATLIDRSAGGIDVVAPQTVLARLDEEFPFEKFSKFFTIFYMTLDTRTGLAHYCNAGHPAPFRIAATGDIEALPCRGTIIGLRGFLPFCAGTLAMRPGDKLVVVSDGLADTQAADGAFFGEERTLEAMERLARQPVDDILAGLRQAAAAFLGDTPPRDDVSLLGLEFVREKTPAAA from the coding sequence ATGCGCATCGCCATCGCCGACGATTCGGACAGCTTTCGCACCTATCTGGAGAGCCTGCTGCGCGCCGAGGGCTACGACGACGTCGTCAGCCACCCCTCGGCCGAGGCGCTTCTGGCCGGGCTCGAACGCCCGGACGCGCTCCTGCCCGACCTCGTGCTCATGGACTGCATCATGCCCGGCATGGGCGGGCTGTGCGGCACCAGGCGGCTCAAGGCCGACGCCCGGCTGGCCGACATCCCGGTCATCATGGTGACGGTCAGCGACGACGAGGAGAATCTGGCCGCCGCCTTCGCCGCCGGGGCCATGGACTACATCCGCAAGCCCCCGCGCCGCGCCGAACTGGCGGCCCGGGTCGGTTCGGCCCTGCGCCTCAAGCAGGCCATCGACGCCAGAAAGGCCCGGGAACTGGAGCTTCGCGACGAAAAGGACCGCATGGCCGCCATCCTGGAATACGCCCACGACGGCATCGCCGTGGTGGGTCCGGGCGGCCGGTTCACCTTCGTCTCGCCCGGCATGGAGCGTGTCTTCGGCCTGCCGCTTCCCGCCTACACCACGGCCGATCGCTTCATCGCGGCGGTTTTTCCCGAGGCCGCCGACCGGGCCGACCTGGCCGACATCGTGGCCTCGCGCCCGGCCCCGGGCCATGTCTGGCGGCGGCAGTATCCGTTTACGGACAAAAACGGCCAGCGCCGGACCTGCCAGATCCATTTTTCCACCATGCCGGACGGGGAACTCGTCTGCAACATCGAGGACGTGACCCTTTTCGCCAAGCAAAAGGAAGACCTCCTCAAAAAGCACAGCCGGCACCAGAAGGACCTGGAAGCGGCGGCCGAAATCCAGCGCAGCCTGCTGCCCAAGCGCTTCTCCATGTCCGACAGCCTGCGCTTCGCCTGGGAATTCTTGCCCTGCGAAACCATCGGCGGCGACATCTTCAACGTCTTTCCCCTGGGCCCCCACCACGTGGGGCTCTACATGCTCGACGTGTCCGGCCACGGCGTGGCCTCGTCGCTGGTGGCCCTTTCGGTCTACAATTTCATGCACTACCAGCGGGCCACGCTCATCGACCGCTCGGCCGGGGGCATCGACGTGGTGGCGCCACAGACCGTCCTGGCCCGGCTCGACGAGGAATTCCCCTTTGAAAAATTCTCGAAATTCTTCACCATCTTCTATATGACCCTGGATACGCGCACGGGCCTGGCCCACTACTGCAACGCCGGCCATCCCGCGCCGTTTCGCATCGCCGCCACGGGCGACATCGAGGCCCTGCCCTGTCGCGGCACCATCATCGGCCTGCGGGGCTTTTTGCCCTTTTGCGCCGGGACCTTGGCCATGCGCCCCGGGGACAAGCTCGTCGTGGTCAGCGACGGCCTGGCCGACACGCAGGCCGCCGACGGCGCCTTTTTCGGCGAGGAGCGCACCCTGGAGGCCATGGAGCGCCTGGCCCGGCAGCCCGTGGACGACATCCTGGCCGGGCTGCGCCAGGCGGCGGCGGCCTTTCTCGGCGACACGCCGCCGCGCGACGACGTGAGCCTGCTCGGCCTCGAATTCGTGCGCGAAAAAACCCCGGCCGCCGCCTGA
- a CDS encoding SAM-dependent methyltransferase, which produces MSFAVYHAAPGLLAELVAELGDAVTAVRDPLVVADGPARRPAFAANVWTAPEFLPADSIGQAAKTLKAIQRNWSVVPSGHFRRAALVADKLPKVTARPLVFGAPLPEAPLGAFTLWEENLLLASPTTSEPVPDGVYRFAEDRDGPPSRAYLKLWELFTRLRFAPSPGQLCLDMGGSPGGWAFVLAGLGARVFCIDKAPLARNVAADPLVSWCQGSAFGLDPRHAGAVDWLFSDVICYPDRLYDWLSRWLDLGACRRFVLTVKLQGATDFALLDRFRAVPDSRLLHLSHNKHELTFVRLAPGEALAGENK; this is translated from the coding sequence ATGTCGTTTGCCGTCTACCATGCCGCCCCCGGGCTTCTGGCCGAACTGGTCGCCGAACTGGGCGACGCCGTCACCGCCGTGCGCGACCCCCTGGTCGTGGCCGACGGCCCGGCGCGCCGGCCGGCTTTCGCCGCCAACGTCTGGACCGCCCCGGAATTTCTCCCCGCGGACTCCATCGGCCAGGCCGCCAAGACCCTCAAGGCCATCCAGCGCAACTGGTCGGTCGTGCCCAGCGGCCATTTCCGCCGGGCGGCGCTGGTGGCCGACAAGCTGCCCAAGGTCACGGCCAGGCCGCTGGTCTTCGGCGCCCCCCTGCCCGAGGCGCCGCTGGGGGCCTTCACCCTGTGGGAGGAAAACCTGCTTCTGGCCTCGCCGACGACCAGCGAGCCCGTGCCGGACGGCGTGTACCGCTTCGCCGAGGATCGCGACGGGCCGCCGAGCCGGGCCTACCTCAAGCTGTGGGAACTCTTCACCCGCCTGCGCTTCGCCCCGTCCCCCGGGCAGCTGTGCCTGGACATGGGCGGCAGCCCCGGCGGCTGGGCCTTTGTCCTGGCCGGCCTCGGGGCGCGGGTGTTTTGCATCGACAAGGCGCCGCTGGCCCGAAACGTCGCCGCCGACCCGCTCGTGTCCTGGTGCCAGGGCAGCGCCTTCGGCCTGGACCCCCGCCACGCCGGGGCCGTGGACTGGCTTTTTTCCGACGTGATCTGCTATCCCGACCGGCTTTACGACTGGCTTTCCCGCTGGCTGGACCTCGGCGCGTGCCGCCGCTTCGTGCTGACGGTCAAGCTCCAGGGGGCAACGGATTTTGCGCTGCTGGACAGGTTCCGGGCCGTGCCGGACAGCCGGCT